The following are encoded together in the Streptomyces rapamycinicus NRRL 5491 genome:
- a CDS encoding MFS transporter has protein sequence MNPPSAVTPPSPPTADTPNIRTVAWATMIGTAIEWYDFFTYGIAAALVFNTLFFPAGTSPVVGTLLAFSTYAVGFAARPVGGVVFAHYGDKIGRKSMLVVSLLLMGGSTFCIGLLPGFPTLGVAAPLLLVALRIVQGFGVGGEWGAAALMAVEHAPPNRRGFYGSWPQMGVPAGMLIANLAFFALSGTTSDHDFQAWGWRVPFLASSVLIALGLVIRLRVSESPVFRAMERAGRIERRPVIAVLRTQPANVLRAAGIRFAENSTFYIHTTFVLTYGTTVLSLERDDLLIGVIITAALGLISLPLWGRLSDRVGRRPVVLFGSALLAALSWPFFWALDSGSLPVIYLVTILCINVGNHAVYAPQSAYFAELFEPEVRYSGASIGSQAASVLAGGLSPLIATALLEAGDGYHLIALYMTAMALITVCTALISPDPYRQSLKRSSTPGDRDARPTESTTEMSHG, from the coding sequence ATGAATCCTCCCTCCGCCGTCACACCACCCTCCCCTCCCACCGCCGACACACCCAACATCCGCACCGTGGCCTGGGCGACCATGATCGGAACGGCCATCGAGTGGTACGACTTCTTCACCTACGGCATCGCCGCCGCCCTGGTCTTCAACACACTCTTCTTCCCCGCCGGCACCTCTCCGGTGGTGGGAACGCTCCTCGCGTTCAGCACCTACGCCGTGGGGTTCGCCGCCCGGCCCGTCGGCGGCGTGGTCTTCGCGCACTACGGGGACAAGATCGGCCGTAAGTCCATGCTGGTGGTCTCGCTGCTGCTCATGGGCGGCAGCACCTTCTGTATCGGGCTGCTTCCCGGCTTCCCCACCTTGGGCGTCGCAGCCCCCCTGCTCCTGGTGGCCCTGCGGATCGTCCAGGGCTTCGGGGTGGGCGGCGAATGGGGCGCTGCGGCCCTGATGGCCGTCGAGCACGCACCGCCCAACCGGCGTGGCTTCTACGGCAGTTGGCCGCAGATGGGGGTTCCCGCCGGAATGCTCATCGCCAACCTGGCCTTCTTCGCCCTGTCGGGCACCACGAGCGACCACGACTTCCAGGCGTGGGGCTGGCGCGTCCCCTTCCTCGCCTCCTCGGTACTCATCGCGCTCGGGCTCGTCATCCGGCTCCGGGTGAGCGAATCCCCGGTGTTCCGCGCGATGGAGCGAGCGGGCCGGATCGAACGACGGCCGGTGATCGCCGTGCTGCGCACCCAGCCTGCCAACGTCCTGCGCGCCGCGGGCATCAGGTTCGCCGAGAACAGCACCTTCTACATCCACACCACCTTCGTGCTCACCTACGGCACGACGGTGCTCAGCCTGGAACGCGACGACCTGCTCATCGGGGTGATCATTACGGCCGCCCTGGGCCTGATCAGCCTGCCCCTGTGGGGACGGCTGTCCGACCGGGTCGGACGCCGGCCCGTGGTGCTCTTCGGTTCGGCCCTGCTCGCCGCCCTGTCCTGGCCCTTCTTCTGGGCGCTCGACAGCGGATCGCTGCCGGTCATCTATCTCGTCACGATCCTGTGCATCAACGTCGGCAACCACGCGGTGTACGCACCGCAGTCCGCCTACTTCGCCGAGCTGTTCGAGCCCGAGGTCCGCTACAGCGGTGCCTCGATCGGCTCGCAGGCGGCCAGCGTCCTCGCCGGCGGCCTGTCCCCGCTGATCGCCACCGCCCTGCTGGAGGCGGGCGACGGCTACCACCTCATCGCCCTCTACATGACGGCGATGGCGCTGATCACCGTGTGCACGGCGCTGATCAGCCCCGACCCCTACCGCCAGTCCCTCAAGCGGTCCTCCACACCGGGTGACCGCGATGCCCGGCCCACCGAATCCACCACGGAGATGTCCCATGGCTGA
- a CDS encoding zinc-dependent alcohol dehydrogenase, producing the protein MPLPDQSTPVTEGVSRAPDTRQRQVRVTAPRQLALVERDLTGPPPGEVRVRVREVGVCGSDLKMWSGEHAVLKPPLALGHEAWGIVEEHAADPDATGSAPLTPGTPVVIVPPAGCGTCHNCARGREQLCALMRFVGGQIDGAMARFLTVPPHHLLPIDPRVPEELRVLIEPLAVAVHAVARARVGADDQALVIGAGPIGVFCALVLAAQGVGRVVVTDRDPLRLDLARRLGVPHVVRTTAAQPLLTAGDHIRSEGADVVFDCVGAQATTTQALTATCRGGRTVLVGISPAELTVGGVALQRGERELIGVQMYQREDFRHAMDLLAEGLVPAVDGLKRSRPLGRAGELLDELARRPSPVLKETLLPD; encoded by the coding sequence ATGCCCCTCCCCGACCAGTCCACGCCCGTGACCGAGGGAGTGTCGCGGGCCCCGGACACCCGCCAACGTCAGGTCCGTGTCACCGCGCCCCGGCAGCTCGCCCTCGTCGAGCGGGACCTCACCGGCCCCCCACCGGGCGAGGTCCGGGTCCGGGTCCGCGAAGTCGGCGTGTGCGGCAGCGATCTGAAGATGTGGTCCGGCGAGCACGCCGTGCTCAAGCCCCCACTGGCCCTCGGGCACGAGGCATGGGGGATCGTCGAAGAACACGCTGCGGACCCCGATGCCACCGGCTCGGCACCGCTCACCCCCGGCACCCCCGTGGTCATCGTTCCCCCGGCCGGCTGCGGCACCTGCCACAACTGCGCGCGGGGGCGCGAGCAGCTGTGTGCGCTGATGCGGTTCGTCGGCGGCCAGATCGACGGGGCCATGGCCCGGTTCCTGACCGTCCCGCCGCACCACCTCCTGCCGATCGACCCCCGGGTGCCCGAGGAACTGCGGGTCCTGATCGAACCGCTGGCAGTGGCCGTGCACGCGGTCGCCCGGGCCCGCGTCGGCGCCGACGACCAGGCCCTGGTGATCGGTGCGGGTCCGATCGGCGTCTTCTGCGCGCTCGTGCTCGCCGCCCAGGGCGTCGGCCGGGTGGTGGTGACCGACCGGGACCCGCTGCGGCTCGACCTCGCCCGCCGGCTCGGGGTGCCGCACGTCGTGCGCACGACGGCCGCCCAACCGCTCCTCACGGCCGGGGACCACATCCGTTCCGAAGGCGCGGATGTGGTGTTCGACTGCGTCGGCGCCCAGGCCACCACCACGCAGGCGCTGACGGCGACCTGCCGTGGCGGCCGAACCGTCCTGGTGGGCATCAGCCCCGCCGAGCTGACCGTCGGCGGAGTGGCACTCCAGCGCGGCGAACGCGAGCTCATCGGCGTCCAGATGTACCAGCGCGAGGACTTCCGCCACGCGATGGACCTGCTGGCCGAAGGGCTCGTCCCGGCCGTCGACGGTCTCAAGCGCTCCCGGCCGCTCGGCCGGGCCGGGGAGCTCCTCGATGAGCTCGCCCGGCGGCCGAGCCCCGTCCTCAAGGAGACCCTGCTCCCGGACTGA
- a CDS encoding transketolase: MTAQTPVAPADRELIEHIEERALFARLETVRLISIAKTGHYASGFSCAEILATLYYGVMRLRRGEPDWPDRDRFLFGKGHAAATLYPLLADWGFFDAAELDEYTRLGNAFGDHPDMTRIPGIDFSSGSLGHALSAGTGMAMGGRLQGRSYTTFVLLGDGELHEGQVWEAALGAAHHRLGRLVAIVDRNDHSLDGRIDGVTGIEPLLEKWRAFGWQTHEVDGHDVASLLPLLRSLAEDTGRDRPAVVVANTVKGKGISYMESEFGWHLGWLAERDEANALAELRGAR; this comes from the coding sequence ATGACTGCACAGACGCCGGTCGCGCCGGCGGACCGCGAACTCATCGAGCACATCGAGGAACGGGCGTTGTTCGCCCGTCTGGAGACGGTGCGGCTGATCTCGATCGCCAAGACCGGCCATTACGCGTCCGGTTTCTCCTGCGCGGAGATCCTGGCCACCCTGTACTACGGGGTGATGCGGCTGCGGCGCGGGGAACCGGACTGGCCCGACCGCGACCGTTTCCTCTTCGGCAAGGGGCACGCGGCGGCCACGCTGTACCCGCTGCTGGCCGACTGGGGCTTCTTCGACGCGGCGGAGCTGGATGAGTACACCCGTCTGGGGAACGCCTTCGGTGACCACCCGGACATGACCCGCATTCCGGGGATCGACTTTTCCTCCGGGTCGCTGGGCCACGCGCTGTCGGCCGGGACCGGTATGGCGATGGGCGGCCGCCTCCAGGGGCGCTCGTACACCACGTTCGTCCTGCTCGGCGACGGAGAGCTGCACGAGGGGCAGGTCTGGGAGGCGGCCCTGGGCGCCGCGCATCACCGTCTGGGACGGCTGGTGGCCATCGTCGACCGCAACGACCATTCACTCGACGGCCGCATCGACGGCGTGACCGGGATCGAGCCACTGCTGGAGAAGTGGCGGGCGTTCGGATGGCAGACGCACGAGGTCGACGGACACGACGTCGCGTCCCTGCTGCCCCTGCTGCGCTCGCTGGCGGAGGACACCGGCCGTGACCGTCCGGCCGTGGTCGTCGCCAACACCGTGAAGGGGAAGGGGATTTCCTATATGGAGTCCGAGTTCGGATGGCATCTGGGCTGGCTGGCCGAGCGGGACGAGGCCAACGCCCTGGCGGAACTGCGGGGGGCACGGTGA
- a CDS encoding transketolase family protein, with protein sequence MSVAPGLQPESWHLLSLLEQAPGLQALGDTLADLADEGHPVVVGTADLKYSNGLVRFQERHPDKYLQFGISEQHMVSTAAGLATTGLRPYVATFASFMALLACEQIRTDVAYTRQPVRLIGHHAGITLGFYGTSHHATEDLAITRSIAGLTVVAPADTAALAAALRASVDLPGPVYFRIGRGRDPDVYPAGTTLEIGKAVEHGTGSDLTLIATGSMVHPALGAAAALNADGYDVGVLDMHTVKPLDEEAVLAAARRSRLLMTVEEHNVLGGLGGAVAELISEHGIPVRLHRHGIRDQYSLIGPPTHLYRHYRLDAPGVEAEAREALLA encoded by the coding sequence GTGAGCGTCGCGCCCGGTCTGCAGCCGGAATCCTGGCATCTGCTGAGCCTGCTGGAGCAGGCCCCGGGTCTTCAGGCCCTCGGCGACACCCTCGCCGACCTGGCCGACGAGGGCCATCCCGTGGTCGTCGGCACCGCCGACCTGAAGTACTCCAACGGACTGGTGCGCTTCCAGGAACGCCACCCGGACAAGTACCTCCAGTTCGGGATCTCCGAGCAGCACATGGTGTCCACCGCGGCGGGCCTGGCCACCACCGGCCTGCGGCCCTACGTCGCCACCTTCGCGTCCTTCATGGCGCTGCTGGCCTGCGAACAGATCCGCACCGACGTCGCGTACACCCGCCAGCCGGTCCGGCTGATCGGCCACCACGCGGGGATCACCCTGGGCTTCTACGGGACCTCCCACCACGCCACCGAGGACCTCGCCATCACCCGGAGCATCGCCGGGCTCACCGTGGTCGCACCGGCCGACACCGCGGCCCTGGCCGCGGCGCTGCGCGCCTCGGTGGATCTCCCGGGCCCGGTCTACTTCCGGATCGGCCGTGGCCGGGACCCGGACGTCTACCCGGCGGGCACCACCCTGGAGATCGGGAAGGCGGTCGAGCACGGAACGGGGAGCGACCTCACGCTCATCGCCACCGGCTCCATGGTCCACCCCGCCCTGGGGGCCGCGGCGGCGCTCAACGCGGACGGGTACGACGTCGGGGTGCTCGACATGCACACCGTCAAACCCCTCGACGAGGAGGCGGTGCTGGCCGCCGCGCGGCGCTCCCGGCTGCTGATGACGGTGGAGGAGCACAATGTGCTCGGCGGTCTCGGCGGCGCGGTGGCCGAGCTGATCAGCGAGCACGGCATACCGGTCCGGCTGCACCGCCACGGGATCCGCGACCAGTACAGCCTCATCGGCCCGCCCACCCATCTCTACCGGCACTACCGGCTGGACGCCCCCGGAGTCGAGGCGGAAGCCCGCGAAGCGCTCCTCGCCTAG
- a CDS encoding IclR family transcriptional regulator produces the protein MAQDGGLALVRKSVEVLDLLAARGEATAAQLAEELGEPRSSVYRLLSSLQGLDMVEGGSRRGTFRLGFHLLSLGTAVVERFDERRFAQPVMERLHDETGETVYLCVQRGREAVCIERLDGRRVQSLALKLGGALPLHAGAASRALLAFQDRSAWSDYLEQGPLERFTPSTPVTADSLVPVLEQTSDSGISVSDQDVTVGVAALGVPILDYRGQVRAALSISGVREAILGTDPAGLRERLVEAGQEISRALGWKAVTGAVADFG, from the coding sequence GTGGCACAAGATGGTGGTCTGGCTCTCGTCCGGAAGTCCGTTGAGGTCCTCGACCTGCTCGCGGCGAGAGGCGAGGCGACGGCCGCGCAGCTCGCGGAGGAGCTGGGTGAGCCCCGCAGCTCGGTATACCGACTGCTGTCGAGCCTCCAAGGCCTGGACATGGTGGAGGGCGGCAGCCGACGCGGCACCTTCCGCCTGGGATTCCATCTGCTCAGCCTCGGCACCGCCGTGGTGGAGCGTTTCGACGAACGGCGCTTCGCGCAACCGGTGATGGAGCGCCTCCACGACGAGACCGGCGAGACGGTGTACCTGTGCGTCCAGCGCGGCCGCGAGGCGGTGTGCATCGAGCGGCTGGACGGCCGACGGGTCCAGTCCCTCGCCCTGAAACTCGGCGGTGCGCTGCCGCTGCACGCCGGGGCGGCCTCCCGCGCCCTGCTGGCCTTCCAGGACCGCTCGGCCTGGTCGGACTACCTTGAGCAGGGGCCCTTGGAGCGGTTCACCCCGTCCACTCCGGTCACGGCGGACTCGCTGGTCCCGGTGCTGGAGCAGACCTCCGACAGTGGGATCTCGGTCAGCGACCAGGACGTGACAGTCGGTGTGGCCGCGCTCGGCGTCCCGATCCTGGACTACCGGGGACAGGTCCGTGCCGCCCTGTCCATCAGCGGGGTCCGGGAGGCGATCCTCGGCACCGACCCGGCCGGTCTGCGCGAGCGTTTGGTCGAGGCCGGCCAGGAGATTTCGCGGGCGCTGGGCTGGAAGGCCGTCACCGGCGCCGTCGCCGACTTCGGCTGA
- a CDS encoding ATP-binding protein encodes MTVNPAGAVATVSPSPPNGPPPRRRTGPPDVHTTPRGLALRLASDPAAVGRARRTAAGALRSWGVPDTAADDIVLMVDELVTNAIEHAEGPVWLRLRLRRGCCVICQVGDGCHEAPRPRPSDPDAESGRGLLLVAALADTFGTRVTATGKVIWFRRRVRDGRIPAPRAAPAIDY; translated from the coding sequence ATGACAGTGAACCCAGCGGGCGCGGTCGCCACCGTGTCCCCCTCACCACCCAACGGCCCGCCGCCGCGCCGGCGGACGGGTCCGCCCGATGTCCACACCACCCCGCGCGGGCTGGCCCTGCGGCTGGCCTCCGACCCGGCCGCCGTGGGCCGGGCCCGCCGTACCGCGGCGGGCGCCCTGCGCAGCTGGGGGGTGCCCGACACCGCCGCCGACGACATCGTCCTGATGGTGGACGAGCTGGTGACCAACGCGATCGAGCACGCCGAAGGGCCCGTGTGGCTGCGGCTCCGGCTGCGCCGCGGATGCTGTGTGATCTGCCAGGTCGGGGACGGCTGCCACGAGGCGCCCCGGCCGCGCCCCAGCGACCCCGACGCCGAGAGCGGCCGCGGGCTGCTCCTCGTCGCCGCGCTCGCCGACACCTTCGGCACCCGCGTCACCGCCACCGGAAAGGTCATCTGGTTCCGGCGCCGCGTACGGGACGGCCGGATCCCGGCACCCCGCGCCGCCCCCGCCATCGATTACTGA
- a CDS encoding substrate-binding domain-containing protein, with the protein MADRVMPRHRALAALSAGIGLTLLLTSCGSGLSGHGDDKTIVGLVTKTNDNPFYVKMREGAQKKARQLGVDLRTFAGKGQADNDSQVKAIENLVAAGAKGILITPADSGAIIPAIDRARKAGVMVVALDSPTEPASAVDATFATDNRLAGRMIGKWAKARMAGKRPRVALLDLSSEQVKVDVLRDQGFLEGFGVDVRNPNRIGDERDSRIVGHEVTGANEEGGRDAMEKLLQKDGSINLVYTINEPTAAGAYQAVKAAGKQKDITIVSVDGGCPGVKNVAGGVIGATSMQFPVKMAADGLAAVAAHTKDGGKGSGSSGQGFTNTGVSLITDTPVSGLDSQKSDWGLRHCWG; encoded by the coding sequence ATGGCAGATCGCGTCATGCCGCGCCACAGAGCGCTCGCGGCCTTGTCCGCCGGAATCGGTCTCACCCTGCTGCTCACCTCATGCGGGAGCGGCCTCAGCGGCCACGGTGACGACAAGACCATCGTCGGCCTCGTCACCAAGACCAACGACAACCCCTTCTACGTGAAGATGCGCGAGGGCGCCCAGAAGAAGGCCCGCCAGCTCGGCGTGGACCTGAGGACCTTCGCCGGCAAGGGCCAGGCCGACAACGACTCACAGGTCAAGGCCATCGAGAACCTGGTGGCGGCGGGTGCCAAGGGCATTCTGATCACCCCGGCCGACTCCGGCGCGATCATCCCCGCCATCGACCGGGCGCGGAAGGCCGGTGTCATGGTCGTCGCCCTGGACTCGCCGACGGAACCGGCATCCGCGGTGGACGCCACCTTCGCCACCGACAACCGGCTGGCCGGCCGCATGATCGGCAAGTGGGCCAAGGCGCGGATGGCCGGCAAGCGGCCGAGGGTCGCCCTGCTGGACCTCAGCTCCGAGCAGGTCAAGGTCGATGTCCTGCGGGATCAGGGCTTTCTGGAGGGCTTCGGCGTCGATGTCCGGAACCCGAACCGGATCGGCGACGAGCGCGACTCCCGGATCGTCGGCCACGAGGTGACCGGCGCCAACGAGGAGGGCGGGCGCGACGCCATGGAGAAGCTGCTCCAGAAGGACGGCTCCATCAACCTCGTCTACACCATCAACGAGCCCACGGCGGCGGGTGCCTATCAGGCCGTCAAGGCGGCCGGTAAGCAGAAGGACATCACCATCGTCTCCGTCGACGGCGGCTGTCCCGGCGTCAAGAACGTGGCTGGCGGCGTCATCGGCGCGACCTCGATGCAGTTCCCCGTGAAGATGGCCGCCGATGGCCTCGCCGCCGTGGCCGCGCACACCAAGGACGGCGGCAAGGGCTCCGGCTCTTCCGGACAGGGCTTCACCAACACCGGAGTCTCCCTCATCACGGACACCCCCGTATCCGGTCTGGATTCGCAGAAGTCGGACTGGGGCCTGCGCCACTGCTGGGGCTAG
- a CDS encoding ABC transporter permease produces the protein MVHDTLPPTAADPPTTRPQARGALARGQAALHTKPLLGPLIVLLLASLFFSVWVGSRFSDPLNISLIVQQVQIIGMVGIAQTLIVLTAGIDLSVGAITVLASVVMGKLAVDHGLPVPLALLLGVVIGGVCGGLNGVLVTRFRIPPFIATLGTLSVFSALTLFYSRSETIRAQDVPPLLSWPGRSINVLGTDVTYSSLMMIGCFAAVAYLLRGTAWGAHLHAVGDNREGARLSGIRTGRVLLSVYVVAGLICGLAAWFLIGRIGSVSPQAGENLNLQSITAVVIGGTSLFGGRGHVLGTLLGSLIVGVFSSGLALSGVDALWQVFTVGVLVIVAVAADQWIRKVAA, from the coding sequence GTGGTGCACGACACCCTCCCGCCAACCGCCGCAGACCCTCCCACCACCCGGCCGCAGGCGCGCGGAGCGCTCGCCCGCGGACAGGCGGCCCTGCACACCAAGCCGCTGCTCGGCCCCCTCATCGTGCTGCTCCTCGCCTCGCTGTTCTTCAGCGTGTGGGTGGGGTCCCGGTTCAGCGATCCGCTCAATATCTCGCTGATCGTCCAGCAGGTGCAGATCATCGGCATGGTCGGCATCGCCCAGACGCTGATCGTGCTGACCGCGGGCATCGATCTGTCGGTCGGGGCCATCACCGTGCTCGCCTCCGTGGTGATGGGCAAGCTGGCGGTGGACCACGGTCTGCCGGTGCCCCTGGCCCTGCTGCTCGGTGTCGTCATCGGCGGCGTCTGCGGCGGACTCAACGGTGTGCTGGTCACCCGGTTCCGCATTCCGCCGTTCATCGCCACGCTCGGCACCCTCAGCGTCTTCTCCGCCCTCACCCTCTTCTACTCGCGGAGCGAGACCATCCGGGCCCAGGACGTGCCGCCCCTGCTGAGCTGGCCGGGCCGCTCCATCAATGTCCTGGGCACCGATGTCACCTACAGCTCGCTGATGATGATCGGCTGCTTCGCCGCCGTGGCCTATCTGCTGCGGGGCACCGCGTGGGGCGCCCATCTGCACGCGGTGGGCGACAACCGTGAGGGGGCCCGCCTCAGCGGGATCCGCACCGGCCGGGTGCTGCTCAGCGTGTATGTGGTGGCGGGGCTGATCTGCGGCCTGGCCGCGTGGTTCCTCATCGGGCGGATCGGCTCGGTCAGCCCGCAGGCCGGTGAGAACCTCAACCTCCAGTCCATCACCGCCGTCGTCATCGGCGGCACCAGCCTCTTCGGCGGCCGTGGCCATGTCCTCGGCACCCTGCTGGGCTCCCTCATCGTGGGCGTGTTCAGCAGCGGACTCGCGCTGTCCGGAGTGGACGCCCTGTGGCAGGTCTTCACCGTGGGTGTCCTGGTGATCGTGGCAGTCGCCGCCGACCAGTGGATCCGGAAGGTGGCGGCATGA
- a CDS encoding ATP-binding cassette domain-containing protein → MNPRNDPRNTTTDVLALQARGLVKRYGHVTALGGADVELRAGEVLAVIGDNGAGKSTLIKCLSGAEVPDAGEIRLFGEPVRFRNPLDARDHGLETVYQNLAVAPSRDIPANLFLGRERRRSGPLGSVFRLLDKKGMREETRELLTSLGLLTIQNFSQPVETLSGGQRQGVAVARAACFGSRVIIMDEPTAALGVRESQRVLDLIREIRSRGVPVILISHDMPHVFDVADRIHVQRLGRRVALVRTSDISMPDAVALMTGALDPAELDGRSPAGTP, encoded by the coding sequence ATGAATCCCCGGAACGATCCCCGGAACACCACCACCGACGTACTCGCCCTCCAGGCGCGCGGCCTGGTCAAGCGCTACGGACATGTCACCGCCCTCGGCGGGGCCGATGTGGAGCTGCGGGCCGGTGAGGTCCTCGCCGTCATCGGCGACAACGGAGCCGGCAAGTCGACGCTCATCAAGTGCCTCTCCGGGGCGGAGGTCCCCGACGCCGGGGAGATCCGCCTCTTCGGGGAGCCGGTGCGGTTCCGCAACCCCCTGGACGCGCGGGACCACGGACTGGAGACCGTCTACCAGAACCTGGCCGTCGCGCCCTCCCGGGACATTCCCGCCAACCTCTTCCTCGGCCGTGAGCGCCGCAGGTCCGGCCCGCTCGGCAGCGTCTTCCGGCTGCTGGACAAGAAGGGGATGCGCGAGGAGACCCGGGAACTGCTCACCTCCCTCGGGCTGCTGACCATCCAGAACTTCTCCCAGCCGGTGGAGACGCTCTCCGGCGGGCAGCGCCAGGGCGTCGCCGTGGCACGCGCCGCCTGCTTCGGCAGCCGGGTGATCATCATGGACGAGCCGACGGCGGCGCTCGGGGTGCGGGAGTCGCAGCGGGTGCTCGACCTCATCCGCGAAATCCGCAGCCGGGGCGTGCCGGTCATCCTGATCAGCCACGACATGCCGCATGTCTTCGACGTCGCCGACCGCATCCACGTCCAGCGGCTGGGCCGGCGCGTCGCCCTGGTGCGCACCTCCGACATCTCGATGCCCGACGCCGTCGCCCTGATGACCGGAGCGCTGGACCCCGCGGAGCTCGACGGCAGATCCCCGGCGGGCACCCCGTGA
- a CDS encoding MBL fold metallo-hydrolase, with translation MNTTRPAVRPVSGTPLTGTFTAPPEAGPDDVTLWWLGQAGFALRHRGGLILIDPYLSDTLAEKYRGKLFPHRRMHPAPVAPEAIRGVDAVLCTHGHTDHMDPGTIRALLPHNDPRFVVPRAERARALERGVPAARLTGTTAGERVELDGGVTVEPVPAAHEHLEQDENGDHRFLGYVLTVGGVRVYHSGDCVPYDGQPERLRTLRADVALLPVNGRDRHRTENGVPGNFTVREAAELCEAAGIPHLLCHHFGLFDFNTVDPEDARDALRRRATPLSWTVPRVGDAYVLTPGGPTAKEDR, from the coding sequence ATGAACACCACACGGCCCGCCGTGCGCCCCGTCTCCGGCACCCCCCTCACCGGCACCTTCACCGCCCCGCCGGAGGCCGGACCGGACGATGTGACGCTGTGGTGGCTCGGGCAGGCCGGATTCGCCCTGCGCCACCGCGGCGGGCTGATCCTGATCGACCCGTATCTCTCGGACACCCTCGCCGAGAAGTACCGCGGCAAGCTCTTCCCGCACCGCCGGATGCACCCCGCCCCGGTGGCACCGGAGGCCATCCGCGGGGTGGACGCGGTGCTGTGCACCCATGGACACACCGACCACATGGACCCGGGCACCATCCGGGCCCTGCTCCCGCACAACGATCCGCGCTTCGTCGTCCCGCGCGCCGAGCGGGCCCGGGCCCTGGAGCGTGGCGTACCCGCCGCCCGGCTGACCGGGACCACCGCGGGTGAGCGCGTGGAACTGGACGGCGGAGTCACCGTCGAACCGGTCCCGGCCGCCCATGAACACCTCGAACAGGACGAGAACGGAGACCACCGCTTCCTCGGCTATGTGCTCACGGTCGGCGGTGTCCGCGTCTACCACTCCGGCGACTGCGTCCCGTACGACGGGCAGCCCGAGCGCTTGCGCACACTCCGCGCCGACGTGGCGCTGCTGCCCGTGAACGGGCGCGACCGCCACCGCACCGAGAACGGCGTCCCCGGCAACTTCACCGTCCGGGAGGCGGCCGAGCTGTGCGAGGCGGCCGGGATCCCGCACCTGCTCTGCCACCACTTCGGCCTGTTCGACTTCAACACCGTCGACCCGGAGGACGCCCGCGACGCACTGCGCCGCCGCGCCACGCCACTGTCCTGGACCGTGCCGCGGGTGGGCGACGCCTACGTCCTCACCCCGGGCGGCCCCACCGCGAAAGAGGACCGATGA
- the eda gene encoding bifunctional 4-hydroxy-2-oxoglutarate aldolase/2-dehydro-3-deoxy-phosphogluconate aldolase has protein sequence MNPTELLGRLRRVRVVPVVTLPQVRHADPLGETLLGAGLPVAEITFRTPAARDGIATLRARHPELLVGAGTVLDRTTVDHAIDAGAQFVVAPGFNPDVVDHCLERKIPVVPGINSPTGVEAAVARGLSLVKYFPAEASGGLRLLDAMAAPYDGMAFMPTGGITPDNLPDYLSRPHVAACGGTWIASTALLAEGEYEAIGRNARGAAEIAASATF, from the coding sequence ATGAACCCCACCGAACTCCTCGGCCGACTGCGCCGCGTCCGGGTCGTCCCGGTCGTCACCCTGCCCCAGGTACGCCACGCCGACCCGCTCGGCGAGACGCTGCTCGGGGCGGGACTGCCGGTCGCCGAGATCACCTTCCGCACCCCGGCCGCCCGGGACGGGATCGCCACCCTGCGGGCCCGCCACCCCGAGCTGCTGGTCGGCGCGGGTACGGTCCTGGACCGCACCACCGTGGACCACGCCATCGACGCGGGAGCCCAGTTCGTGGTGGCGCCCGGTTTCAACCCGGACGTCGTGGACCACTGCCTGGAGCGGAAGATCCCCGTCGTCCCCGGCATCAACAGCCCCACCGGTGTCGAGGCGGCCGTGGCCAGGGGACTGTCGCTGGTGAAGTACTTCCCGGCCGAGGCGTCGGGCGGACTGCGGCTGCTGGACGCCATGGCGGCTCCGTACGACGGGATGGCGTTCATGCCCACCGGCGGTATCACACCGGACAACCTCCCCGACTATCTCAGCCGGCCGCACGTGGCCGCCTGCGGCGGCACCTGGATCGCCAGTACGGCGCTGCTGGCCGAGGGGGAGTACGAGGCCATCGGGCGCAACGCCCGCGGCGCGGCCGAGATCGCCGCCTCGGCCACCTTCTGA